A window of the Streptomyces albireticuli genome harbors these coding sequences:
- a CDS encoding DUF2079 domain-containing protein — MDPAAAATAPAPDRHAAEATPGSRPRAASLRAPRLDPYWVAGVLFVLFTALSVCRHRRMLTMSWDLGIFEQAIRAYAHLQAPVADLKGPGTNILGDHFSPVTALLAPLYRLFPSPVVLLVAQAALFALSAVPVTRLAAGLLGRKRGLAVGIAYGLSWGVQRAVDFDFHEIAFAMPLLAFSLEAVVRRRWRAAMAWALPLVLVKEDLGITVAAIGVVVLIRLRGTRREPNAAALAIGLVAFGLAFAALAFGVIIPGFNHDGSYDYWTKLGGGDGPAPTIPADTAIRTLLWLLLPTTGLLALRSPLLIVALPTLGWRFASHDDHYWGTDWHYSAVLMPVVFIALTDALTRARGSRRPWLRSYADHLPGAVLAAALALTASLPLYSLTEPDTYRVPASVRAAERLLDRIPDGATVESDVGPISRLAGRCRVLWIGDTRGLIPEYVAMRTPDGKGAADVVEDIRRLHPGTEYAVLGNEGGYTVLRRVAATAP; from the coding sequence ATGGACCCGGCCGCAGCCGCCACCGCTCCGGCACCGGACCGGCACGCGGCCGAGGCGACGCCCGGGAGCCGGCCCCGCGCGGCCTCCCTGCGCGCGCCACGGCTCGATCCCTACTGGGTGGCGGGCGTCCTCTTCGTCCTCTTCACCGCGCTGTCGGTCTGCCGGCACCGCCGGATGCTCACCATGTCCTGGGACCTGGGGATCTTCGAGCAGGCCATACGGGCCTACGCCCACCTCCAGGCACCGGTCGCCGACCTCAAGGGCCCGGGCACCAACATCCTCGGCGACCATTTCAGCCCGGTCACGGCGCTCCTCGCCCCGCTCTACCGGCTCTTCCCGAGCCCTGTCGTCCTGCTCGTCGCCCAGGCCGCCCTCTTCGCCCTGTCCGCCGTCCCCGTCACCCGGCTGGCCGCCGGGCTGCTCGGCCGCAAGCGCGGCCTGGCCGTCGGCATCGCCTACGGCCTGTCCTGGGGCGTCCAGCGCGCCGTCGACTTCGACTTCCACGAGATCGCGTTCGCGATGCCGCTGCTCGCCTTCTCCCTGGAGGCGGTGGTCCGCCGGCGCTGGCGGGCCGCGATGGCCTGGGCCCTGCCCCTCGTCCTCGTCAAGGAGGACCTCGGGATCACCGTGGCCGCGATCGGCGTGGTCGTCCTGATACGCCTGCGCGGCACCCGGCGCGAGCCGAACGCCGCCGCGCTCGCCATCGGCCTCGTCGCCTTCGGGCTCGCCTTCGCCGCCCTCGCCTTCGGCGTGATCATCCCCGGCTTCAACCACGACGGCTCCTACGACTACTGGACCAAGCTCGGCGGCGGCGACGGCCCCGCCCCGACCATCCCCGCCGACACCGCGATCCGCACCCTGCTCTGGCTGCTGCTGCCCACCACCGGGCTCCTCGCCCTGCGCTCGCCGCTGCTGATCGTCGCGCTGCCCACCCTCGGCTGGCGGTTCGCCTCCCACGACGACCACTACTGGGGCACCGACTGGCACTACAGCGCCGTGCTCATGCCCGTCGTCTTCATCGCCCTCACCGACGCCCTCACCCGGGCCCGCGGGAGCCGCCGCCCCTGGCTGCGCTCCTACGCGGACCACCTGCCCGGCGCCGTCCTCGCGGCGGCCCTGGCCCTGACCGCCTCGCTGCCGCTCTACAGCCTGACCGAGCCGGACACCTACCGCGTCCCCGCGAGCGTCCGCGCCGCCGAGCGGCTCCTCGACCGCATCCCCGACGGCGCCACGGTCGAGTCCGACGTCGGGCCCATAAGCCGGCTGGCGGGGCGCTGCCGGGTGCTGTGGATCGGGGACACCCGCGGGCTGATACCGGAGTACGTGGCGATGCGCACGCCCGACGGCAAGGGGGCGGCGGACGTCGTGGAGGACATCCGCCGGCTGCACCCCGGGACGGAGTACGCGGTGCTGGGCAACGAGGGCGGGTACACCGTGCTGCGGCGGGTCGCGGCGACCGCCCCCTGA